The following are encoded together in the Pedobacter sp. D749 genome:
- a CDS encoding peptide chain release factor 3 — MLNPEIEKRKTFAIISHPDAGKTTLTEKFLLFGGAINTAGAVKRNKANQSNTSDFMEIEKQRGISVATSVMGFEYSGKRINILDTPGHKDFAEDTYRTLSAVDSVILVVDCVKGVEEQTEKLMSVCRMRNTPVIIFINKMDREGKEAYDLLDEIEEKLNISLCPLSWPIGQGHTFKGVYSIYNKHLNLFNSDKTKVTDSVVAASDLNDPSLLNYLKENEINTLKDDVELVDGIYGKIDKDLYTDGLVAPVFFGSAINNFGIKELLDTFIDIAPSPRHREAEERDVLVDEKNFSGFVFKIHANLDPKHRDRIAFLRICSGKFERNKFYYHTRQDKKLKFSNPMDFMANEKSIVEEAWPGDVVGLYDSGNFKIGDTLTEGEKLQFKGIPSFSPSIFKEVENMDPMRTKQLEKGIEQLTDEGVAQLFVMQPGNRKVIGAVGELQFEVINFRLEHEYGAKCRFRTLSYTRSSWVTSTDRKKLDEFVKRKQQHIGFDKEANPVYLADSEYMINLTKQDYPDIEFHKTSEFKS, encoded by the coding sequence ATGCTTAACCCTGAAATAGAAAAACGTAAAACCTTTGCCATTATTAGTCACCCCGATGCAGGTAAAACCACACTAACAGAAAAATTTCTGCTTTTTGGTGGTGCCATTAATACTGCTGGTGCGGTAAAAAGGAACAAAGCGAACCAGAGCAATACCTCCGATTTTATGGAGATTGAAAAACAGCGTGGTATCTCGGTTGCGACTTCTGTAATGGGTTTCGAATACAGCGGTAAACGTATCAATATTCTGGATACGCCTGGTCACAAGGATTTCGCGGAAGATACTTACAGAACTTTATCGGCTGTGGATAGTGTGATTTTGGTGGTAGACTGTGTAAAGGGTGTGGAGGAACAGACTGAAAAACTGATGTCGGTTTGCCGTATGCGTAATACTCCGGTAATCATTTTCATCAACAAAATGGACCGTGAAGGTAAAGAGGCTTACGATTTATTGGATGAAATTGAAGAAAAACTAAACATCAGCCTATGCCCGCTTTCATGGCCAATTGGCCAAGGACATACCTTTAAAGGCGTTTACAGCATTTACAACAAACATTTAAATTTATTCAATTCCGACAAAACTAAAGTAACCGATTCGGTTGTGGCGGCAAGCGATTTAAATGATCCATCTTTATTGAATTACTTAAAAGAAAACGAGATCAATACGTTGAAAGACGACGTAGAACTGGTTGACGGCATTTACGGCAAAATTGATAAAGATTTATATACCGATGGTTTGGTTGCCCCTGTCTTTTTTGGCAGTGCGATTAACAACTTCGGGATAAAAGAACTTTTAGATACATTTATCGATATTGCACCAAGCCCACGTCATAGAGAAGCGGAAGAACGTGATGTATTGGTAGATGAGAAAAATTTTAGTGGTTTTGTGTTTAAGATTCACGCCAACTTAGACCCCAAACATCGCGACAGGATTGCTTTCTTAAGGATCTGTTCCGGCAAGTTTGAGCGCAATAAATTCTACTACCATACCCGTCAGGATAAGAAATTAAAATTCTCTAACCCGATGGATTTTATGGCCAATGAGAAAAGTATTGTTGAAGAGGCCTGGCCGGGCGATGTGGTAGGTTTATACGATAGTGGAAACTTTAAAATCGGCGATACTTTAACCGAAGGTGAAAAACTGCAGTTTAAAGGAATCCCTAGTTTCTCTCCATCTATATTCAAAGAAGTAGAAAACATGGACCCTATGCGTACCAAACAATTGGAAAAGGGTATTGAACAGCTAACCGATGAAGGAGTTGCACAGTTATTTGTGATGCAACCCGGAAACAGGAAAGTAATCGGTGCAGTTGGTGAACTTCAGTTTGAGGTAATCAACTTCAGGTTAGAGCATGAGTATGGCGCAAAATGTCGTTTCCGTACCTTGAGCTATACCCGTTCGAGCTGGGTAACCTCTACTGATAGAAAAAAACTGGATGAATTTGTGAAACGTAAACAACAGCACATCGGTTTTGATAAAGAAGCCAACCCGGTTTATCTGGCCGATAGTGAGTATATGATTAATTTAACAAAACAGGATTATCCTGATATCGAATTCCACAAAACGAGCGAGTTTAAAAGCTAA
- a CDS encoding GxxExxY protein, with amino-acid sequence MEVHKTLGPGLLESVYHKCLKHEMDIRGISYKSEMLVPVYYKEILVEAELWCDLFVENSVVVELKAVERVLPIHEAQILTYMKLLEVPMGLIINFNCLNIYESGQKTYVNDLYRFLH; translated from the coding sequence ATTGAAGTTCATAAAACACTTGGGCCAGGTTTATTGGAAAGCGTTTATCATAAATGTTTGAAACATGAAATGGATATTCGTGGAATAAGTTACAAATCTGAAATGTTAGTGCCGGTTTATTACAAGGAAATTTTAGTTGAGGCAGAATTATGGTGTGATTTGTTTGTGGAAAATAGTGTAGTTGTTGAGTTAAAGGCTGTCGAGAGGGTATTGCCTATCCATGAAGCACAAATTTTGACCTATATGAAACTTTTAGAGGTACCAATGGGATTGATAATTAATTTCAACTGTTTGAATATTTATGAAAGCGGACAAAAAACATATGTAAATGACCTCTACAGATTCTTACATTAG
- a CDS encoding helix-turn-helix domain-containing protein, with product MPTLEETSMPAEIAAKFVNYTSKHVFLTGKAGTGKTTFLRKLIQLTHKKALIVAPTGIAAINASGVTIHSLFQLPFGAFFPDAAGALINENINFNFNTPKTLVKHLNMQGNKRRMLQELELLVIDEVSMLRADMLDAIDFALRYVRRNRNLPFGGVQLLFIGDLHQLPPVVKNDEWRIMAKFYKSIYFFDALALRDNPPVYIELDKIYRQDDAVFIDLLNNLRNNKITAEDTALLRQHFKQDFKPSADENYITLTTHNNKADNINRERLTQLKTKSYFFGAKVQGEFNEYAYPNDKSLELKVGAQVMFIKNDMTAEKRYYNGKIGVVHHIEKDVIEIELPEDKVVIQISPYTWENVKYKLDEATNEIKENVAGSFIQYPIKLAWAITVHKSQGLTFDKAIIDVGDAFAPGQAYVALSRLRSLKGLVLTSHLRDSGLQQDQNVHYFSKTKQSSEVLNEQISIESYTFIRSYLLAAFDLNLIRYYLKEHRQTFDKSEKSAKQRHEDWTDAVYTDFQKITATADTFVNQLKNLFAQQTEHTLFNVSKRVEAALKYFNPLVKEISDRFLAQIEVIKEEKQIKTYVTELLELEILVYEQLKKMHKSKALLQALIAGKEFSKADTDALLNTVERNNQLQKAIQLKGETLKVKSAAEKKKKEPKIDTKLVSFELYEQGKTIDEIAKERGFSAGTIEGHLAYYVSTQQLDVTKLVKANKIRNISDAVESQKTKSMATIREFLGKDYSFGEIKLVLASLFPSEE from the coding sequence ATGCCTACTTTGGAAGAAACTTCTATGCCCGCAGAAATTGCGGCTAAATTTGTTAATTATACCTCAAAACACGTTTTCTTGACGGGAAAAGCCGGAACAGGTAAAACAACTTTTTTGCGGAAACTCATCCAGCTTACGCATAAAAAGGCGCTAATTGTTGCACCCACGGGTATTGCAGCCATTAATGCATCAGGAGTAACCATTCATTCCCTTTTTCAGCTTCCTTTTGGAGCATTTTTCCCTGATGCTGCCGGAGCTTTGATCAATGAAAATATCAATTTTAACTTCAATACGCCCAAAACTTTAGTAAAACACTTAAACATGCAGGGCAATAAACGCCGCATGTTGCAGGAACTGGAATTGCTGGTAATCGACGAGGTGAGTATGTTACGTGCCGATATGCTCGATGCCATCGATTTCGCTTTACGCTATGTACGCCGTAACAGGAATCTTCCATTCGGTGGGGTACAGTTATTATTCATTGGCGATTTACACCAGTTGCCACCCGTGGTAAAAAATGATGAATGGCGTATTATGGCCAAGTTTTATAAGAGCATTTATTTCTTCGATGCCTTAGCCCTGCGGGATAATCCACCGGTTTATATCGAACTGGATAAAATTTACCGCCAGGATGATGCTGTTTTTATTGATCTGCTGAACAACCTGCGGAACAATAAAATTACTGCTGAAGATACCGCATTGCTCAGGCAACATTTTAAGCAGGATTTTAAACCTTCTGCCGATGAAAATTACATCACTTTAACCACCCATAACAATAAAGCCGATAACATTAACCGCGAAAGGTTGACCCAACTGAAAACAAAATCATATTTTTTCGGAGCAAAAGTTCAGGGAGAATTTAATGAATATGCTTACCCGAATGATAAAAGTTTAGAGCTCAAGGTTGGCGCGCAGGTAATGTTCATTAAAAATGATATGACGGCCGAAAAGCGCTATTACAATGGTAAAATTGGCGTGGTACACCATATCGAAAAAGATGTAATTGAAATTGAGTTACCGGAAGATAAAGTGGTGATCCAGATTTCGCCCTACACCTGGGAGAACGTAAAATATAAACTGGACGAAGCAACGAACGAAATTAAGGAAAATGTTGCCGGTTCATTTATCCAATATCCCATTAAACTAGCCTGGGCCATCACCGTGCATAAAAGTCAGGGTTTGACTTTCGATAAGGCCATTATTGATGTAGGTGATGCTTTTGCACCTGGTCAGGCTTATGTGGCCTTGTCGCGTTTACGCTCATTAAAGGGTTTGGTTTTAACTTCTCATCTTCGCGATAGTGGTTTGCAACAGGACCAGAATGTACATTACTTTTCTAAAACAAAACAATCTTCTGAAGTGCTGAATGAGCAGATTAGTATAGAAAGTTATACTTTTATCCGCAGTTACCTGCTCGCGGCATTCGATCTGAACCTGATCCGCTACTACTTAAAAGAACACCGTCAGACCTTTGATAAAAGCGAAAAATCGGCCAAGCAAAGGCACGAAGATTGGACCGATGCTGTGTATACGGATTTTCAAAAAATTACTGCTACGGCCGATACATTCGTTAATCAGCTGAAAAACCTTTTCGCACAGCAAACCGAACATACTTTGTTTAATGTATCGAAAAGAGTAGAGGCTGCCTTAAAATATTTTAATCCATTGGTTAAGGAGATTTCAGACCGTTTTCTGGCTCAAATCGAAGTGATAAAAGAAGAAAAGCAAATTAAAACCTATGTTACAGAGCTTTTAGAACTTGAAATTTTAGTGTATGAGCAATTGAAAAAAATGCATAAAAGTAAAGCATTGTTGCAAGCGCTCATTGCAGGGAAAGAGTTTAGCAAAGCTGATACCGATGCGCTGTTGAATACGGTTGAAAGAAACAACCAGCTCCAAAAAGCGATCCAGTTAAAGGGAGAAACACTGAAAGTAAAATCTGCAGCCGAGAAGAAGAAAAAAGAGCCAAAAATCGACACCAAACTGGTCAGCTTCGAGCTTTATGAGCAGGGTAAAACAATTGACGAAATAGCCAAAGAACGCGGTTTTTCTGCCGGTACCATTGAAGGCCATTTAGCCTATTATGTTTCAACACAACAATTGGATGTAACCAAATTGGTAAAAGCCAATAAGATCAGAAACATCAGTGATGCGGTGGAAAGCCAGAAAACAAAGTCGATGGCTACGATAAGGGAGTTTTTGGGAAAAGATTATTCATTCGGCGAGATCAAGCTCGTATTGGCATCGTTGTTCCCGTCGGAGGAATAG
- a CDS encoding SprT-like domain-containing protein codes for MEKVKVLAQYMPEPAAPLIAKWIDYFQCEFKIAKTRSTKLGDYRHPYQGKGHRISVNFNLNHYAFLVTTVHEFAHLLTWNDFKNKVKPHGSEWKKNFQRMMVPFFELNIFPADIYKAIDNYMSNPAASSCSDLHLSRALKKYDSNKTETLHLEQLPINTNFKIKDGRRFTKGEQIRKRYRCVCLDDKRLYLFNPLAEVFVVE; via the coding sequence GTGGAGAAAGTTAAAGTTTTAGCGCAGTACATGCCGGAACCAGCGGCACCGCTAATTGCAAAATGGATCGATTATTTTCAGTGCGAATTTAAAATCGCTAAAACCCGTTCTACCAAACTGGGCGATTACCGCCATCCTTATCAGGGCAAAGGCCATCGCATCTCCGTTAATTTCAATCTTAATCATTACGCCTTCCTGGTTACTACTGTACACGAATTTGCGCATTTACTCACCTGGAATGATTTTAAGAATAAGGTAAAACCACATGGATCAGAATGGAAAAAGAATTTCCAACGGATGATGGTCCCTTTTTTTGAACTAAATATCTTTCCTGCCGATATCTATAAAGCAATAGATAACTATATGTCGAATCCGGCAGCCTCAAGCTGTTCTGATCTACACTTATCGCGTGCCTTAAAAAAATACGACAGTAATAAAACGGAGACTTTACATTTAGAGCAGCTTCCCATTAATACCAACTTTAAAATCAAAGATGGCAGACGTTTTACCAAAGGCGAGCAAATTAGGAAACGGTACCGTTGTGTTTGTTTAGATGATAAGCGGTTGTATCTGTTTAATCCTTTGGCCGAGGTTTTTGTGGTAGAATAA